In one Lachnospiraceae bacterium GAM79 genomic region, the following are encoded:
- the truB gene encoding tRNA pseudouridine(55) synthase TruB, with amino-acid sequence MLDGFLNVYKEQGYTSFDVVAKLRGILKQKKIGHTGTLDPMAEGVLLVCLGQATKLSEMLIDKDKTYRCVMLLGKTTDTEDVTGKVLTETADIPDEASVIEAVNSFIGTYGQIPPMYSAIKVNGKKLYEYARQGIEIERSPREVTILEVKIEDVSLPRVTFTIHCSKGTYIRSLCRDIGEKLGCGAVMEKLVRTEVKNFRVEDSLTLAEIEQARDQGTIASYVMKKELLLPEYPELHIGTDEYARKLLRNGNKLQLSQFAEAVSPETVTDVPGIRVYDETDSFAAIYRYEKEKSICQPVKMFPKNAETDR; translated from the coding sequence ATGCTAGACGGCTTTTTGAATGTATACAAGGAGCAGGGCTATACATCATTTGATGTAGTAGCCAAGCTTCGTGGTATTTTAAAACAGAAGAAGATCGGTCACACAGGCACACTTGATCCGATGGCGGAAGGTGTGCTTTTGGTGTGTCTTGGACAGGCAACAAAATTAAGCGAAATGCTGATCGATAAGGATAAGACATACCGCTGTGTCATGCTGCTCGGAAAGACAACAGATACAGAGGATGTAACAGGAAAAGTCCTTACAGAGACAGCAGATATCCCGGATGAAGCATCGGTAATAGAAGCGGTAAACAGCTTTATCGGCACTTATGGACAGATACCGCCAATGTATTCGGCTATCAAGGTAAACGGCAAAAAGCTCTATGAATATGCCAGACAGGGAATTGAGATCGAACGGAGTCCGAGAGAGGTAACAATCCTTGAGGTAAAGATAGAGGATGTGTCGCTTCCAAGGGTTACATTTACCATACATTGTTCCAAAGGAACGTATATCAGAAGCTTATGCCGGGATATCGGAGAAAAGCTTGGCTGCGGAGCAGTCATGGAGAAGCTGGTCCGTACTGAAGTGAAGAACTTCAGGGTTGAAGACAGCCTGACACTTGCGGAGATCGAGCAGGCGAGAGATCAGGGAACGATCGCTTCATATGTAATGAAGAAAGAACTATTGCTGCCGGAGTATCCGGAGCTTCATATCGGTACAGATGAATATGCAAGAAAGCTGTTAAGAAATGGAAATAAACTTCAGCTTTCCCAGTTTGCGGAAGCTGTGAGTCCTGAAACGGTTACAGATGTTCCGGGCATCCGTGTCTATGATGAAACGGACAGCTTTGCAGCGATATACCGATATGAAAAGGAAAAGAGCATCTGCCAGCCGGTAAAGATGTTCCCGAAGAATGCAGAGACAGATAGATGA
- a CDS encoding YlxR family protein, which translates to MAKKIPLRQCLGCNEMIPKKELIRIVKDNENNFAIDLTGKMNGRGAYICRKAECLKKAMKSKSLERSFKMQIPKEVYEKLDKELEAIEQ; encoded by the coding sequence ATGGCAAAGAAGATACCGCTCAGACAGTGCCTTGGTTGTAATGAGATGATACCGAAAAAAGAACTCATCCGTATCGTGAAGGATAATGAGAATAATTTTGCGATCGACCTGACCGGCAAGATGAATGGACGGGGGGCATATATATGCCGTAAGGCAGAGTGCCTGAAAAAAGCTATGAAGAGTAAATCTCTGGAACGCTCATTCAAGATGCAGATTCCAAAAGAGGTTTATGAGAAACTGGATAAGGAGTTAGAGGCAATTGAACAGTAA
- the trmD gene encoding tRNA (guanosine(37)-N1)-methyltransferase TrmD: MNFYVLTLFPDMIMDGLRTSITGRAMEAGLIHIEAVNIRDFTKDKHKHVDDYPYGGGAGMVMQAEPVYNAYQYLCEKTGKKLKVIYMTPQGRTFTQKVAEEFAVEDDLVLLCGHYEGIDERVLELIVTDYVSIGDFVLTGGELPAMAIIDTVSRLVPGVLNNDDSAEIESFHDDLLEYPQYTRPVEFMGKKVPDVLLSGHHKNIEAWRLEQSISRTKERRPDLYAKYEANHPVVEKKKRKR; this comes from the coding sequence ATGAATTTTTATGTTCTTACATTATTCCCCGATATGATCATGGACGGGCTTAGAACCAGTATTACCGGCAGGGCGATGGAAGCAGGGCTGATCCATATTGAAGCAGTGAATATCAGGGATTTTACAAAGGATAAGCATAAGCATGTAGACGATTATCCGTATGGCGGCGGAGCCGGAATGGTGATGCAGGCGGAGCCGGTTTATAATGCCTATCAGTATTTGTGTGAAAAGACAGGAAAGAAATTAAAGGTTATATATATGACACCGCAGGGACGGACATTTACACAGAAGGTGGCAGAAGAATTTGCTGTTGAAGATGATCTGGTGCTTTTATGCGGACATTATGAGGGTATCGATGAACGTGTGCTGGAGCTGATCGTAACGGATTATGTATCGATCGGTGATTTTGTCTTAACCGGCGGTGAGCTTCCGGCAATGGCAATCATTGATACTGTATCCAGACTGGTTCCTGGGGTATTGAACAATGATGACAGTGCGGAGATCGAATCCTTTCATGACGATCTGTTAGAATATCCACAATATACAAGACCGGTAGAATTCATGGGGAAGAAGGTTCCGGATGTGCTGCTTTCCGGTCATCATAAGAATATAGAGGCATGGAGACTGGAACAGTCGATCAGCCGGACAAAAGAACGGCGACCGGATCTGTATGCGAAATATGAAGCAAATCACCCGGTTGTGGAGAAGAAAAAGAGAAAAAGGTAA
- the rbfA gene encoding 30S ribosome-binding factor RbfA — protein sequence MRKNSVKNTRINAEVQRELSRIISREIKDPRINPMTSVVEAVVTPDLKYCKAYISVLGDQDSVNSTLEGLNSAMGFIRRELAHSINLRNTPEITFIMDQSIEYGVTMSKKIDDVVKDIEDDEDDTENEE from the coding sequence ATGAGAAAGAACAGTGTAAAAAATACAAGAATTAATGCAGAGGTTCAGAGAGAACTCTCACGGATCATCAGCAGAGAGATCAAGGATCCCCGCATTAATCCGATGACATCCGTAGTAGAGGCGGTTGTAACACCGGATCTGAAATACTGCAAGGCATACATCAGTGTCCTTGGAGATCAGGATTCCGTAAACTCCACACTGGAGGGACTGAACAGTGCAATGGGATTTATCAGAAGAGAACTTGCACATTCCATTAATCTCAGAAATACACCTGAGATCACATTTATCATGGATCAGTCGATCGAATACGGTGTAACAATGTCCAAAAAGATTGATGATGTTGTAAAAGACATCGAAGATGATGAGGATGATACAGAAAATGAAGAATGA
- the rimM gene encoding ribosome maturation factor RimM (Essential for efficient processing of 16S rRNA), with the protein MEDRLRVGVITAPHGIKGEVKVYPTTDDLNRFKSLKKCFLVSGSKEIETECTSCKFLKNMVVLKFAGYDSINDVEALRQYDILVNREDAVALEDGEFFICDVIGSKVYDQNDTEIGVIDDVLETPANHIFVIKKKGQDDIYVPVVKEWVTDIDTVNKTVKVHLLKIAED; encoded by the coding sequence TTGGAAGACAGACTGAGAGTGGGTGTGATCACAGCACCGCATGGTATCAAGGGAGAGGTAAAAGTATATCCGACAACGGATGACCTGAATCGATTTAAAAGCCTGAAAAAATGTTTTCTGGTATCAGGCAGCAAAGAGATTGAAACTGAATGTACATCCTGTAAATTTTTAAAAAACATGGTAGTTTTGAAGTTTGCAGGGTATGATAGTATAAATGATGTAGAAGCTTTAAGACAGTATGATATTCTTGTAAACAGAGAGGATGCCGTAGCCTTAGAGGATGGTGAGTTCTTTATCTGTGATGTGATTGGATCAAAGGTATACGATCAGAATGACACAGAGATCGGTGTGATCGATGATGTACTGGAGACACCGGCGAATCATATCTTTGTTATAAAGAAAAAAGGACAGGACGATATCTATGTTCCGGTTGTAAAGGAATGGGTAACAGATATTGATACGGTAAATAAAACGGTAAAGGTACATCTTCTGAAAATCGCAGAAGATTAG
- a CDS encoding YlxM family DNA-binding protein, whose amino-acid sequence MEKIVRQSLLYDFYGELLTEHQKAIYEDVVNNDMSYSEIARMNQISRQGVYDMIKRCDKILEEYEDKLQLVDKFMKARKQVEKMKDCISELMEENRDDRLNSKIEAIDRLSDRILDEF is encoded by the coding sequence ATGGAGAAAATAGTCAGACAGTCTTTATTATATGATTTTTATGGAGAGCTTTTGACAGAGCATCAGAAAGCAATTTATGAAGATGTGGTCAATAATGATATGTCCTATTCCGAGATTGCCAGAATGAATCAGATCAGCAGACAGGGTGTCTATGACATGATCAAGCGCTGCGATAAGATCTTGGAAGAATATGAAGATAAGTTACAGCTTGTTGACAAATTCATGAAAGCGAGAAAGCAGGTCGAGAAGATGAAAGACTGCATTTCAGAGCTGATGGAGGAGAATCGGGATGACAGGCTGAATTCGAAGATAGAAGCAATCGACCGGTTATCGGATCGGATACTGGACGAGTTTTAG
- a CDS encoding bifunctional oligoribonuclease/PAP phosphatase NrnA: protein MKNDFLTMIEQADTIAITGHVRPDGDCVGSTVGLYNYIISNYDKQVQIYLEEFSKDFLFLHDADKISHTPTDQVYDLCIAVDCGDKERQGDFLPIFERAKRTMCVDHHISNPGFGEVCYVDAEACSAAEALYKLMEQDKINKNAAEALYMGIVHDTGVFKHSNTTKSAMSIAGDLIEKGANPSFIIDETFYKKTFVANKLLGIALTKAEQHADGRIISTVLETEDFRKSGAGKIDTDGIVDQLRITEGTETAVFIYQTGEEEYKISLRSNNIVDVSRISCNHGGGGHVRAAGFSMKGDIKEILAGVIEEIKEQLC from the coding sequence ATGAAGAATGATTTTCTTACCATGATCGAGCAGGCAGACACAATCGCTATAACCGGACATGTACGTCCGGATGGCGACTGTGTAGGCTCAACGGTTGGATTATATAATTATATCATCAGCAATTATGATAAGCAGGTACAGATCTATCTGGAGGAATTCTCCAAGGATTTTTTGTTTTTACATGATGCAGATAAGATCAGTCATACACCGACAGATCAGGTCTATGATCTGTGTATTGCGGTGGATTGTGGTGATAAGGAAAGACAGGGAGATTTTCTTCCGATCTTTGAACGTGCGAAGCGTACAATGTGTGTGGATCATCATATCTCCAATCCGGGATTTGGTGAGGTATGCTATGTGGATGCAGAAGCGTGTTCCGCGGCAGAAGCACTTTATAAGCTGATGGAACAGGACAAGATTAATAAGAATGCTGCCGAAGCACTCTATATGGGAATTGTACATGATACAGGCGTATTCAAACACAGTAATACAACAAAGAGTGCGATGAGTATAGCGGGTGATCTGATCGAAAAGGGTGCAAATCCGTCATTTATTATAGATGAAACCTTCTATAAGAAGACATTTGTCGCAAATAAGCTGCTTGGAATCGCTCTGACAAAAGCAGAGCAGCATGCAGATGGCAGGATCATCAGCACAGTGCTTGAGACAGAGGATTTCCGAAAAAGTGGTGCAGGCAAGATCGATACGGATGGTATCGTTGATCAGCTTCGGATCACAGAGGGAACGGAAACGGCGGTATTTATCTATCAGACAGGAGAAGAAGAATACAAGATTTCACTTCGGTCGAATAATATCGTTGATGTAAGCAGGATATCCTGCAATCATGGCGGCGGTGGTCATGTTCGTGCTGCAGGTTTCAGCATGAAGGGAGATATCAAAGAGATCCTTGCCGGCGTGATAGAGGAGATTAAGGAACAGTTATGCTAG
- the rpsP gene encoding 30S ribosomal protein S16, translated as MAVKIRLRRMGYKKHPFYRVIVADSRFPRDGRFIEEIGTYDPNQEPSVVKIDEEAAKKWLQTGAQPTETVAKLFKQAGIEK; from the coding sequence ATGGCAGTAAAAATCAGATTAAGAAGAATGGGTTATAAGAAGCATCCTTTTTACAGAGTAATCGTTGCAGATTCAAGATTCCCAAGAGATGGTAGATTCATCGAGGAGATTGGAACATATGATCCTAACCAGGAGCCAAGCGTAGTAAAAATCGATGAAGAAGCAGCTAAGAAGTGGCTTCAGACAGGTGCTCAGCCAACTGAGACTGTTGCTAAGTTATTCAAGCAGGCAGGTATTGAAAAATAA
- a CDS encoding ribosomal L7Ae/L30e/S12e/Gadd45 family protein has translation MNSKKIYSMISLCAKAGRLVSGNFSVEKAVKNGSACAVIVACDAAHNTKKLFDQKCNFYEIPYFEFGDKDSLGKFVGKEFRTSIAILDEGFAKQIIKYMSLSENMEV, from the coding sequence TTGAACAGTAAGAAGATTTATTCCATGATTTCCTTATGTGCAAAGGCCGGAAGGCTGGTAAGCGGAAACTTTTCAGTAGAAAAGGCCGTAAAAAACGGAAGCGCATGTGCCGTGATCGTGGCATGTGATGCAGCCCATAATACAAAGAAACTATTTGATCAAAAATGTAATTTTTATGAGATCCCATATTTTGAATTTGGAGACAAAGACAGTCTGGGAAAATTCGTTGGAAAAGAATTCCGGACGTCGATCGCAATCTTAGATGAAGGATTTGCGAAACAGATCATAAAATACATGAGTTTGAGTGAAAATATGGAGGTGTAA
- a CDS encoding bifunctional riboflavin kinase/FAD synthetase — MQHYFNQKDIQINTEKGSVVALGKFDGFHQGHKLLLDEVLRLQKDGYTGVVFTFDIRKNSIFDVDKLQSIITSEEKCMLAEQMGIDVLVEYPFDDAFASMEPEAFVTDILVKRLHAGYVVVGTDYGFGKKKRGNVELLRKMAGEHGYQVIVIEKKKIHDVIVSSTYIRMLISEGKMEEAETFLGRPYFLSGHVVHGRELGRTIQVPTANLLPKHGKIYPVTGVYASRIHLEDGRVCYGITNIGDNPTVNTDRRVTIETHIFDFDEDIYEQKLVVELLSFIRGEQKFSGVSELKAQMLADMEVAKQRIFG; from the coding sequence ATGCAGCATTATTTTAATCAGAAAGATATACAGATCAATACAGAAAAAGGTTCCGTCGTTGCACTTGGCAAGTTTGACGGTTTTCATCAGGGCCACAAGCTGCTGCTTGACGAGGTGCTTCGTTTACAGAAGGATGGATATACCGGAGTCGTATTTACCTTTGATATTCGTAAAAATTCGATCTTTGATGTAGATAAGCTTCAAAGCATCATAACCTCGGAAGAAAAATGTATGCTTGCAGAACAGATGGGAATCGATGTACTGGTGGAGTATCCGTTTGATGATGCATTTGCATCGATGGAACCGGAAGCTTTCGTAACGGATATCCTTGTAAAAAGGTTACATGCCGGATATGTAGTCGTAGGAACCGATTACGGATTCGGAAAAAAGAAACGCGGGAATGTAGAACTTCTGCGGAAGATGGCCGGCGAACACGGCTATCAGGTGATCGTGATAGAAAAGAAAAAAATCCATGATGTCATTGTAAGTTCCACTTATATCAGAATGTTGATCAGTGAGGGAAAAATGGAAGAAGCAGAAACCTTCCTTGGCAGACCTTATTTTCTGTCCGGTCATGTAGTGCATGGCAGAGAGCTTGGCAGGACGATCCAGGTTCCGACGGCAAATCTGCTTCCAAAGCATGGGAAAATCTATCCGGTGACGGGTGTTTATGCATCAAGGATACATCTGGAGGACGGCAGGGTCTGTTATGGGATTACGAATATCGGAGACAATCCGACGGTGAATACAGATCGCAGGGTAACAATCGAGACGCATATCTTTGATTTTGATGAGGATATCTATGAACAGAAGCTGGTCGTGGAATTGTTATCCTTTATTCGCGGAGAGCAGAAATTTTCAGGTGTTTCAGAATTAAAAGCACAGATGCTTGCAGACATGGAAGTGGCAAAACAGAGGATATTCGGATAA
- the infB gene encoding translation initiation factor IF-2 codes for MTKLRVHELAKELNISNNEIKAILGKNGIEIKSHMSAVDENMINIVKKACGTGTKKADAPAAKPVPEKKPEDVKAAKTAPEKVQKENPVKEEPKKTVARNDRPATGEANKSKQGKDEGHTRFVRDDRNRNNSDRQNNERVRFNNSERMNSDKTRFGDKQGNDRPRYNNDRNNGDRVRFTNGDRNNSDRPRYNNDRNGTDRNNSDRPRYNNDRNNNDRNNTDRPRYNNSGDRNNSDRPRFNNDRNGQDRGRFSNNGRGGQDRGRFSGNGDRQGGFDKPKFGDRPDNRNNRFNNNRNNTPMGFGKDDEDDNNNNQRRSPRTNTRKDFEAKEMPGKDLKSQNRDNYNRDKNKPRKGNRRSPEEVEADISRLAKNVRNKHHQPQQPQQQAEDKETIRTITLPEVITIKELADIIKEPVNALIKKLFLAGKMYNVNSELDFETAAEIALEYNCIAEEEEKVDVIEELLKEDEEDEKDMVPRPPVVCVMGHVDHGKTSLLDAIRKTNVTSAEAGGITQAIGASVVEINGQTITFLDTPGHEAFTAMRMRGAQSTDIAILVVAADDGVMPQTIEAINHAKAAGIEIIVAINKIDKPSANIERVKQELTEYELIPEDWGGSTIFCPVSAHTGEGLDNLLEMILLTAEVLELKANPNRNARGIVIEAELDKGRGPVATMLVQKGTLHVGDYLAVGSSHGKVRAMHNSKGVRVTEATPSTPVQILGLDTVPSAGEIFMAVDNEKEARQISETYISQSRVKMLAETKSRMSLDDLYSQIQAGNVKELNIIIKADVQGSVEAVKQSLLKLSNDEVAVKCIHSGVGAINESDIILASASNAIVIGFNIRPDARAKETAETEGVDVRLYRVIYNAIEDIESAMKGMLDPIFEEQVIGHAEIRQTYKASGVGMIAGSYVLDGIINRNCSVRITREGNLIYEGKMASLKRFKDDVKEVKSGFECGIVLENFNDIQVEDQIEAYQMVEVPRK; via the coding sequence TTGACGAAACTGAGAGTACACGAATTGGCAAAAGAGCTGAATATAAGTAACAATGAAATCAAAGCAATCCTTGGCAAAAATGGTATCGAGATCAAGAGCCATATGTCGGCTGTTGATGAGAATATGATCAATATCGTTAAGAAGGCATGCGGAACCGGTACAAAGAAAGCAGATGCGCCGGCAGCAAAGCCTGTACCGGAGAAGAAGCCGGAGGACGTAAAGGCGGCAAAGACAGCGCCGGAAAAGGTTCAGAAAGAAAATCCTGTAAAAGAAGAGCCTAAGAAAACGGTTGCAAGAAATGATCGACCGGCTACAGGGGAAGCGAATAAGTCGAAACAGGGTAAAGATGAGGGACATACGAGATTTGTCAGAGATGACAGAAACAGAAATAATTCCGATAGACAAAATAATGAGAGAGTAAGATTTAACAATAGTGAGCGTATGAATTCTGATAAGACAAGATTTGGCGACAAGCAGGGAAATGACAGACCAAGATATAACAACGACAGAAATAACGGTGACCGTGTAAGATTTACAAATGGTGATAGAAATAATTCTGACAGACCGAGATATAATAATGACAGAAACGGTACTGACAGAAACAATTCCGACAGACCAAGATACAACAATGACAGAAATAACAATGACAGAAATAACACTGACAGACCAAGATACAATAATTCCGGTGACAGAAATAATTCTGACAGACCGAGATTTAACAATGACAGAAATGGTCAGGACAGAGGAAGATTCTCTAACAATGGCCGTGGTGGTCAGGATCGTGGCAGATTTTCCGGAAACGGAGATCGTCAGGGCGGCTTCGACAAGCCGAAGTTCGGTGACAGGCCGGATAACAGAAACAACCGGTTCAACAATAACAGAAACAATACTCCGATGGGATTCGGCAAGGATGACGAGGATGATAATAATAATAATCAGAGAAGAAGTCCAAGAACAAATACCCGTAAGGATTTTGAAGCAAAAGAGATGCCGGGCAAGGATTTAAAGAGCCAGAACAGAGACAATTATAACAGAGATAAGAATAAGCCTCGTAAGGGCAACAGAAGATCTCCGGAAGAGGTTGAGGCAGATATCAGCAGACTGGCTAAAAATGTCAGAAACAAGCATCATCAGCCACAGCAGCCTCAGCAGCAGGCAGAGGACAAGGAAACGATCCGTACGATCACACTTCCGGAGGTTATAACGATCAAAGAACTTGCAGACATTATTAAGGAGCCTGTAAATGCGCTGATCAAGAAGCTTTTCCTTGCAGGTAAGATGTATAACGTGAACTCTGAGTTAGACTTTGAAACAGCAGCAGAGATCGCGTTGGAATATAACTGTATTGCTGAAGAGGAAGAGAAAGTCGATGTGATCGAGGAGCTCTTAAAAGAGGATGAAGAAGACGAGAAGGATATGGTTCCAAGACCACCTGTTGTCTGCGTTATGGGTCACGTTGACCATGGTAAAACATCCCTTCTGGATGCGATCCGTAAGACAAATGTAACATCAGCCGAGGCCGGTGGTATCACACAGGCGATCGGTGCATCTGTAGTAGAGATCAATGGACAGACGATCACATTCTTAGATACACCGGGACATGAGGCGTTCACAGCTATGCGTATGCGTGGCGCACAGTCTACCGATATTGCTATCCTTGTTGTAGCAGCAGATGATGGTGTTATGCCACAGACGATTGAGGCTATTAACCATGCAAAGGCAGCCGGTATCGAGATCATCGTTGCGATCAATAAGATCGATAAACCAAGTGCAAATATCGAGCGTGTAAAGCAGGAGCTTACAGAATATGAACTGATCCCTGAGGACTGGGGCGGATCAACGATCTTCTGCCCGGTTTCCGCACATACAGGTGAAGGACTGGATAACCTGCTTGAGATGATCCTGTTAACTGCAGAGGTTCTTGAGTTAAAGGCAAATCCAAACAGAAATGCTCGTGGTATCGTAATCGAAGCAGAGCTTGATAAGGGACGTGGTCCTGTTGCAACTATGTTAGTGCAGAAGGGTACACTTCATGTAGGAGATTATCTTGCAGTCGGATCTTCCCATGGTAAGGTTCGTGCAATGCACAATTCAAAAGGTGTCCGTGTAACAGAAGCAACTCCATCCACTCCGGTGCAGATCCTTGGTCTGGATACAGTTCCATCAGCCGGTGAGATCTTTATGGCGGTTGATAATGAGAAGGAAGCAAGACAGATTTCCGAGACATACATTTCGCAGAGCAGAGTGAAGATGCTTGCTGAGACGAAATCCAGAATGTCACTGGATGATCTGTACAGCCAGATCCAGGCAGGTAATGTCAAGGAACTGAACATCATTATCAAAGCTGATGTACAGGGTTCTGTAGAGGCTGTTAAGCAGAGTCTGTTAAAGCTTTCAAATGATGAAGTTGCAGTAAAATGTATCCATTCCGGTGTTGGTGCGATCAACGAGTCAGATATCATTCTGGCATCCGCATCCAATGCAATCGTAATCGGTTTCAATATCCGGCCGGATGCAAGAGCAAAAGAGACAGCAGAGACAGAAGGTGTAGATGTTCGTTTATACAGAGTCATCTACAATGCAATTGAAGATATTGAGTCTGCAATGAAGGGTATGTTAGATCCTATCTTTGAAGAACAGGTAATAGGTCATGCAGAGATCAGACAGACCTACAAGGCTTCCGGTGTCGGTATGATCGCAGGTTCTTATGTATTAGATGGTATCATCAACCGAAATTGCAGCGTAAGAATAACCCGTGAAGGAAATCTGATCTACGAAGGCAAGATGGCTTCCTTAAAGAGATTCAAGGATGATGTGAAGGAAGTTAAGTCAGGATTTGAATGTGGTATTGTTCTTGAGAACTTTAATGACATTCAGGTAGAGGATCAGATTGAAGCATATCAGATGGTAGAGGTTCCAAGAAAATAA
- a CDS encoding KH domain-containing protein has protein sequence MKDLVEIIAKSLVDHPEQISVTETEKDDIIKVELTVAPEDMGKVIGKQGRIAKSIRTVVKAAASKGDKKVIVDIK, from the coding sequence ATGAAAGATTTAGTTGAAATCATTGCAAAATCCCTAGTAGATCATCCAGAGCAAATATCTGTTACTGAGACAGAGAAAGACGATATAATTAAAGTTGAACTGACTGTTGCACCAGAGGATATGGGCAAGGTTATCGGAAAACAAGGCAGAATTGCCAAATCCATCCGTACAGTTGTAAAAGCAGCTGCTTCAAAGGGTGACAAAAAGGTAATTGTAGATATTAAGTAG
- the ffh gene encoding signal recognition particle protein codes for MAFDSLSDKLQNVFKKLRSKGVLTEDDVKEAMKEVKRALLEADVNFKVVKSFIKAVSDRAVGEEVLKGLNPGHMVIKIVKEEMDKLMGSDVTELKLLPSNEITVIMMCGLQGAGKTTTAAKLAYQFKNKGKKPLLVACDVYRPAAIKQLQINGEKVGVPVFTMGDNHKPLDIAKAAILHAEKNHMNLVFIDTAGRLHVDEDMMDELAEIKENINVTYTVLTVDAMTGQDAVNVATTFNDKIGIDGVILTKLDGDTRGGAALSIKAVTGKPILYAGMGEKLTDLEPFYPSRMASRILGMGDVESLIEKAQNAIDDEKAKEMEQKFRKASFDFNDFMEQMDQLEKMGGIGDLLSMMPGMSSQMKNVQIDEDAGKKPKAIIQSMTPNERCLKDPISPSRKKRIADGAGVQIAEVNRFLKQFEQSKKMMKQMSGMMGGKKRHGGFKLPFGFK; via the coding sequence ATGGCTTTTGACAGTTTATCTGACAAGCTTCAAAATGTTTTCAAGAAACTGAGAAGCAAGGGTGTTCTTACAGAAGATGATGTAAAAGAGGCAATGAAAGAAGTAAAGCGTGCTTTACTGGAAGCCGATGTAAACTTCAAGGTTGTTAAATCATTTATCAAAGCTGTAAGTGACAGAGCTGTTGGTGAAGAAGTCCTTAAGGGTTTGAATCCCGGACACATGGTCATTAAGATTGTAAAAGAAGAGATGGATAAGCTGATGGGTTCTGATGTAACAGAGCTGAAATTACTTCCGTCAAATGAGATTACAGTCATTATGATGTGCGGTCTTCAGGGTGCCGGTAAGACAACAACGGCTGCAAAACTTGCATATCAGTTTAAGAATAAAGGCAAGAAACCATTGTTAGTTGCCTGTGATGTATACAGACCGGCTGCGATCAAGCAGCTGCAGATCAATGGTGAAAAGGTTGGCGTGCCTGTCTTTACGATGGGAGATAATCATAAGCCGCTTGATATTGCCAAGGCTGCGATCCTGCATGCAGAAAAGAATCATATGAATCTGGTATTTATCGATACTGCCGGACGACTTCATGTAGATGAAGATATGATGGATGAGCTTGCGGAGATCAAGGAAAATATCAATGTTACATATACAGTTCTTACCGTTGATGCGATGACAGGACAGGATGCTGTCAATGTTGCAACGACATTTAACGATAAGATTGGTATAGATGGTGTGATCCTAACGAAGTTAGATGGTGACACCAGAGGTGGTGCGGCACTTTCCATTAAGGCTGTTACCGGAAAGCCGATCCTGTATGCAGGAATGGGTGAGAAGCTGACAGATCTGGAACCATTTTATCCGAGCCGTATGGCGAGCCGTATTCTTGGAATGGGTGATGTGGAATCGCTGATCGAGAAAGCACAGAATGCGATCGATGATGAGAAAGCGAAAGAGATGGAACAGAAGTTCCGGAAAGCATCCTTTGATTTCAATGATTTTATGGAACAGATGGATCAGCTTGAGAAGATGGGTGGAATCGGAGACCTGCTCTCCATGATGCCCGGAATGTCCAGTCAGATGAAGAATGTACAGATTGATGAAGATGCAGGCAAGAAGCCGAAGGCGATCATTCAGTCCATGACACCGAATGAGAGATGTTTGAAGGATCCGATCTCACCATCCAGAAAGAAACGTATTGCAGACGGCGCGGGCGTTCAGATCGCGGAAGTCAACCGTTTCTTAAAGCAGTTTGAACAATCCAAGAAAATGATGAAGCAGATGTCCGGTATGATGGGTGGCAAAAAACGCCACGGTGGATTCAAGCTTCCGTTTGGATTTAAATAA